In Phycisphaerae bacterium, one genomic interval encodes:
- a CDS encoding type IV secretory system conjugative DNA transfer family protein, translating into MKRIRIMAIYVLTLSVGLTLATQWTAVQLRGVPLGPHVTIFGRRVYAPWSLLAWYRHLADAAPTVFQRALGIVVLHALFGAALVLVLRTRRPAVRPMGADHWANLQDFRRAGLLKRSGTVVGRFRGRLLTYDGPEHQLVVGASRSGKGVGHVIPTLLTWPGSAVVYDIKGELWDATAGFRSRFSHCLRFNPTDPESARYNPLLEIRKGPNEIRDAQNIVEMLVNPDGSKEQLDIWDQHAAQLLVALVLHVNYTEPDQRKHLGVVRESLLRWPKAFRDMIELPHRLNPTTRLPEPHPEVARVASELLGQAPRFAAGVRATALGHLALYADEIICRNVSVSDFLLGDLVCAEHPVTLYLQPPPSDLPRLRPLMRVLLNQTCRALMEHLDTDNRGRPKRHRLLLEQDEFASLGRMEFFTANLRNMAGYGLKAHIIVQSFNDIVEKYGPYQTILDNCHVISVFACADTLTAERVSKMTGAAVEYRESYGHKRWLRFIPETVQQSEQLRPLLQPGDVRKLPSHEQLVFVTGHPPMRAARVRYYADREFKRLILPPPDSSTVDAPRNAAAGPDAGVPHDWLSERAKGPRIASEETFDAAADDEWVPASAVIPAERDEPPAMGEGDIYGL; encoded by the coding sequence ATGAAGCGCATCCGGATCATGGCTATCTACGTGCTCACGCTGTCGGTCGGATTGACCCTGGCCACGCAGTGGACGGCCGTGCAACTTCGCGGCGTTCCTCTCGGCCCGCACGTCACCATCTTCGGGAGGAGGGTCTACGCGCCCTGGTCGCTGCTTGCGTGGTACAGGCATCTTGCCGACGCGGCGCCGACGGTGTTTCAACGCGCGCTCGGAATCGTGGTCCTTCACGCCCTGTTCGGAGCAGCCCTGGTTCTCGTGCTCCGAACGCGTCGACCGGCGGTTCGTCCGATGGGTGCGGACCACTGGGCCAATCTTCAAGACTTCCGTCGAGCGGGCTTGCTGAAACGCAGCGGCACCGTCGTGGGTCGATTCCGCGGCCGCCTGCTCACCTACGACGGCCCGGAACATCAACTGGTAGTCGGGGCCAGCCGATCCGGCAAGGGCGTCGGTCACGTCATCCCGACCCTGCTCACTTGGCCGGGAAGCGCTGTGGTATACGACATCAAGGGCGAACTGTGGGATGCCACGGCCGGATTCCGCTCCCGGTTCTCACACTGCCTCCGATTCAATCCCACCGATCCGGAAAGTGCCCGCTACAACCCGCTGCTGGAAATCCGCAAGGGGCCCAATGAAATCCGTGACGCGCAGAACATCGTCGAGATGCTAGTCAATCCGGACGGGTCAAAGGAGCAGCTCGACATCTGGGACCAGCACGCCGCCCAACTCCTCGTCGCGTTGGTCCTCCACGTCAACTACACCGAACCCGATCAGCGCAAGCACCTCGGCGTGGTTCGTGAATCGCTTCTCCGGTGGCCCAAGGCGTTCCGGGACATGATTGAATTGCCCCACCGTCTGAACCCGACAACACGTTTGCCCGAGCCGCACCCGGAAGTGGCCCGCGTCGCATCCGAACTTCTGGGGCAGGCGCCGCGGTTCGCGGCCGGTGTCCGGGCGACGGCCCTGGGCCACCTAGCCCTGTACGCCGACGAGATTATCTGCCGGAACGTCTCCGTTTCGGACTTTCTGCTGGGGGACCTGGTCTGCGCCGAGCACCCCGTCACTCTTTATCTCCAGCCGCCTCCCTCGGACCTTCCGCGCCTTCGACCCCTCATGCGCGTTCTATTGAATCAGACTTGTCGCGCCTTGATGGAGCACCTCGACACCGACAACCGCGGCAGGCCCAAGCGCCACCGCCTGCTTCTCGAACAGGATGAGTTCGCGTCGCTGGGCCGGATGGAGTTCTTCACCGCAAACCTGCGAAACATGGCCGGATACGGGCTCAAGGCGCACATCATCGTGCAGTCGTTCAACGACATCGTCGAAAAGTACGGTCCGTACCAGACGATCCTCGACAACTGCCACGTGATTTCGGTGTTCGCCTGCGCGGACACGCTCACGGCTGAAAGAGTGAGCAAGATGACCGGCGCCGCGGTGGAGTACCGCGAAAGCTACGGGCACAAGCGCTGGCTGCGTTTCATTCCCGAAACCGTCCAGCAGAGCGAACAGCTTCGGCCTCTCCTGCAACCCGGGGACGTGCGCAAGCTGCCCAGCCACGAGCAGCTTGTGTTCGTCACCGGGCATCCGCCGATGCGAGCGGCGAGGGTGCGGTACTACGCAGACCGTGAGTTCAAACGTCTTATCCTCCCGCCACCTGATTCATCCACCGTGGACGCCCCGCGAAACGCGGCCGCCGGCCCCGATGCGGGCGTTCCGCACGATTGGCTCAGCGAGCGGGCCAAGGGTCCGCGCATCGCCAGCGAGGAGACCTTCGACGCTGCGGCCGACGACGAATGGGTGCCGGCATCGGCGGTGATACCAGCGGAACGGGACGAGCCGCCTGCCATGGGCGAGGGAGACATATACGGCCTATGA